The following proteins are co-located in the Bacillota bacterium genome:
- a CDS encoding GNAT family N-acetyltransferase → MSASGKGPAYCVRTERTVIRCWNPSDAVLLKEAIDSSLDHLRPWMPWAEQEPTEVEAKVELLRSFRGRFDLGQDFTYGILDPDEKRVLGGTGLHTRIGQGALEIGYWIRADCINRGLATEVAAALTRVAFEVNQVNRVEIHCDPSNVRSAAVPRKLGFTHEATLRQRVPGCGGELRDEMIWTLLRSEYPESPAARCSIEAYDAIGARII, encoded by the coding sequence GTGAGTGCCTCAGGAAAAGGTCCAGCTTATTGCGTGCGGACTGAACGAACGGTGATCCGGTGTTGGAACCCAAGCGACGCCGTTCTTCTCAAGGAGGCCATCGATTCGAGCCTCGATCATCTGCGGCCGTGGATGCCATGGGCTGAGCAGGAGCCTACCGAGGTAGAGGCCAAGGTTGAGCTACTCCGAAGCTTCAGGGGAAGGTTCGACCTAGGCCAGGACTTCACATACGGGATCCTTGACCCTGACGAGAAAAGAGTGCTCGGGGGAACCGGTCTGCATACGAGAATCGGGCAAGGGGCTCTGGAGATAGGCTACTGGATACGTGCTGACTGCATTAACCGCGGATTGGCAACCGAGGTTGCAGCCGCGCTCACGCGCGTGGCGTTTGAGGTGAACCAGGTCAACCGGGTGGAGATCCACTGCGATCCATCGAACGTCCGAAGCGCTGCGGTGCCAAGGAAGTTAGGCTTTACCCACGAAGCCACTCTCCGGCAACGCGTGCCAGGATGCGGTGGCGAGCTTAGAGACGAGATGATCTGGACTCTGCTCAGAAGCGAGTACCCTGAGAGCCCAGCAGCACGGTGCAGCATCGAGGCGTACGATGCGATTGGTGCGAGAATCATATAG